Proteins encoded by one window of Streptomyces sp. LX-29:
- a CDS encoding FAD-dependent oxidoreductase, which yields MNRGNARHGDAQRRQIVVLGAGYAGLMAALRLAPHDDVTLVDPSDRFTERVRLHELAAAGTDVTRPLSGFLAGTSVTHIAARAVGIDTAARAVRTDDGRTLPYDRLVYALGSRTGTEGGVLGAGDRAYTVETGAELRKRLLDGPGSVAVVGGGLTGVELAGEIAESAPGWQVRLLTAGEVGTGLSEKGRAHVRAALGGLGVRVEEGLRVAGADDVDADVVVWAAAMTANSALAASAGLALDPTGRIRVDDALRSVSHPEISVAGDAAAAGSPLAGPLRMGCATALPTGSHVASVLLAEARGEAPKPLGFRYIIQCLSLGRRDGLIQFVRADDSPRERALTGRAAAFAKERVVRQTVANLRLAANRPSLVPLLPAMS from the coding sequence ATGAACCGAGGCAACGCGCGCCACGGCGACGCGCAGCGACGGCAGATCGTGGTGCTGGGCGCCGGCTACGCCGGCCTGATGGCCGCGCTGCGGCTGGCCCCGCACGACGACGTCACCCTCGTCGACCCCAGCGACCGCTTCACCGAGCGGGTCCGTCTGCACGAGCTGGCCGCCGCCGGTACGGACGTCACCCGTCCGCTCTCCGGGTTCCTGGCCGGCACCTCCGTCACCCACATCGCCGCCCGCGCGGTCGGCATCGACACCGCCGCCCGCGCGGTGCGCACCGACGACGGCCGGACCCTGCCCTACGACCGGCTGGTGTACGCGCTCGGCAGCCGCACCGGCACCGAGGGCGGCGTCCTGGGCGCCGGGGACCGCGCGTACACGGTGGAGACCGGCGCCGAGCTGCGCAAGCGGCTGCTGGACGGCCCGGGCTCGGTGGCGGTGGTCGGCGGCGGTCTCACCGGCGTCGAGCTCGCCGGCGAGATCGCCGAGTCCGCGCCCGGCTGGCAGGTGCGGCTGCTGACCGCCGGCGAGGTCGGCACCGGGCTCTCCGAGAAGGGCCGGGCCCATGTCCGCGCCGCCCTCGGCGGGCTGGGGGTGCGCGTCGAGGAGGGCCTGCGGGTGGCCGGCGCCGACGACGTCGACGCGGACGTGGTGGTCTGGGCCGCCGCCATGACGGCCAACAGCGCGCTCGCGGCCTCCGCCGGCCTGGCCCTGGACCCGACGGGCCGGATCCGGGTCGATGACGCGCTGCGTTCGGTCTCGCACCCCGAGATCTCGGTGGCCGGCGACGCGGCCGCCGCCGGCTCGCCCCTGGCGGGCCCGCTGCGCATGGGCTGCGCCACCGCGCTGCCCACCGGTTCGCACGTCGCCTCCGTGCTGCTGGCCGAGGCGCGTGGCGAGGCCCCCAAACCCCTGGGGTTCCGCTACATCATCCAGTGCCTGAGCCTGGGCCGCCGCGACGGTCTGATCCAGTTCGTCCGCGCCGACGACTCGCCGCGCGAGCGGGCGCTGACCGGCCGCGCCGCCGCGTTCGCCAAGGAGCGCGTCGTACGCCAGACCGTCGCCAACCTCCGGCTGGCGGCCAACCGGCCCTCCCTGGTGCCGCTGCTCCCGGCCATGTCCTGA
- the trpS gene encoding tryptophan--tRNA ligase: MAELAGRPGRRTFSGIKPSGHLTLGNYLGAMRHWVEEEQHRADALFCVVDLHALTVEHDPARVRRLSRQTATLLLAAGLDPELCTVFVQSHVDEHARLSYLMECTAADGEMRRMIQYKEKAAREAARGRSVRLSLLTYPALMAADILAYGTDEVPVGDDQTQHVELCRDLALRFNQRYGPVFRVPRASYPQVAARVMDLRDPTVKMGKSHAETSGIVYLLDEPDAVRRKVMRAVTDSGAEGGMEYDPQERPGVANLLDVLAACTGGKPQELAEEYTSYGALKKDTAEAVVELLRPLRRRHAELCAEPSYMEGVLREGAERARALARPRVDAAYAAVGLLPPG, translated from the coding sequence ATGGCAGAGCTGGCAGGACGGCCGGGGCGACGCACCTTCAGCGGGATCAAGCCCAGTGGACATCTGACACTGGGGAACTATCTGGGGGCCATGCGCCACTGGGTGGAAGAGGAGCAGCACCGCGCGGACGCGCTGTTCTGCGTGGTGGACCTGCACGCGCTCACCGTGGAGCACGACCCCGCGCGGGTGCGGCGCCTCAGCCGGCAGACCGCCACGCTGCTGCTGGCGGCCGGGCTCGACCCGGAGCTGTGCACCGTCTTCGTCCAGAGCCATGTGGACGAGCACGCGCGGCTGTCCTATCTGATGGAGTGCACCGCGGCCGACGGCGAGATGCGGCGCATGATCCAGTACAAGGAGAAGGCCGCGCGGGAGGCCGCGCGGGGCCGCAGCGTACGGCTGTCGCTGCTCACCTATCCGGCGTTGATGGCGGCGGACATCCTGGCGTACGGGACGGACGAGGTGCCTGTGGGCGACGACCAGACGCAGCACGTCGAGCTCTGCCGTGATCTGGCGCTGCGCTTCAACCAGCGGTACGGGCCGGTCTTCCGGGTGCCTCGGGCCTCCTACCCGCAGGTGGCCGCCCGCGTCATGGATCTGCGGGACCCCACGGTGAAGATGGGCAAGTCACACGCCGAGACGAGCGGGATCGTCTATCTGCTGGACGAGCCGGACGCGGTGCGCCGGAAGGTGATGCGGGCGGTCACGGACAGCGGGGCCGAGGGCGGGATGGAGTACGACCCGCAGGAGCGGCCGGGGGTGGCGAACCTGCTGGACGTGCTGGCGGCGTGCACCGGGGGCAAGCCCCAGGAGCTGGCCGAGGAGTACACCTCGTACGGCGCCCTGAAGAAGGACACCGCCGAGGCCGTGGTGGAGCTGCTGCGGCCGCTGCGGCGACGGCACGCGGAGCTGTGCGCCGAGCCCTCCTATATGGAGGGGGTGCTGCGGGAGGGGGCGGAGCGGGCCCGGGCGCTGGCGCGGCCGCGCGTGGACGCCGCCTACGCGGCGGTCGGGCTGCTGCCGCCCGGATGA
- a CDS encoding cysteine hydrolase family protein, with translation MDIAQNAALVVIDVQKGFDDPVHWGPRDNPAAEENITALIDAWQSTGRPVVFVRHDSPKPNSPLRPGQEGNDFKDVVASRRGKGSGPEVLITKTVNSAFYGTPDLREWLDALPHGEAAEGQGRQLVVTGIQTNMCCETTARMGGNLGYEVFFALDATHTFDLEGPDGWKLTAQELARATAVSLHGGGFAKVVTTKELVAAASS, from the coding sequence ATGGATATCGCACAGAACGCAGCGCTGGTGGTCATCGACGTACAGAAGGGCTTCGACGACCCCGTGCACTGGGGCCCGCGGGACAACCCGGCCGCCGAGGAGAACATCACGGCCCTGATCGACGCCTGGCAGTCGACCGGCCGCCCGGTCGTCTTCGTCCGGCACGACTCGCCCAAGCCGAACTCGCCGCTGCGGCCGGGCCAGGAGGGCAACGACTTCAAGGACGTCGTGGCGTCCCGGCGCGGGAAGGGGAGCGGGCCGGAGGTCCTCATCACCAAGACCGTGAACTCGGCCTTCTACGGCACGCCGGACCTGAGGGAATGGCTGGACGCGCTGCCCCACGGCGAAGCCGCCGAGGGACAGGGTCGGCAGCTCGTGGTGACCGGCATCCAGACCAACATGTGCTGCGAGACGACGGCCCGCATGGGCGGCAACCTGGGCTACGAGGTGTTCTTCGCGCTGGACGCCACCCACACCTTCGACCTGGAGGGGCCCGACGGCTGGAAGCTGACGGCCCAGGAGCTGGCGCGGGCCACCGCGGTCTCGCTGCACGGCGGCGGGTTCGCGAAGGTGGTGACGACCAAGGAGCTCGTCGCCGCGGCGAGCAGCTAG
- the sigJ gene encoding RNA polymerase sigma factor SigJ, giving the protein MAELTEFETHRRRLWAVAYRITGSVADADDAVQETWLRWQALPEGEATDPRAYLTTVVSRICYDQLGSARSRRETYVGPWLPEPVVAQSPAPGSPEDRVTLDESVGMAMLTVLERLTPAERTAFILHDVFAVPFPEIAEVVGRTPDSVRQLASRARRRVRDQAPRRSVDRGEHRRAVDAFLAAVMGGDFDGLLEILDPQVVYRADSGGKVKGAARLPVIGGEKVARFALRLMRGFDRRTMSMTVRDVNGAPGLLFRDPAGGLAGVFAFTLDGDDGRIVGIDVVLNPDKLGHLDLDTV; this is encoded by the coding sequence ATGGCTGAGCTGACGGAGTTCGAGACGCACCGCCGACGGCTGTGGGCCGTCGCCTACCGCATCACGGGATCGGTCGCGGACGCCGACGACGCGGTGCAGGAGACCTGGCTGCGCTGGCAGGCGCTGCCGGAGGGAGAGGCGACCGACCCGCGCGCGTACCTCACCACCGTCGTCAGCCGGATCTGTTACGACCAGCTGGGCTCCGCCCGGTCCCGCCGTGAGACCTACGTCGGCCCCTGGCTGCCGGAGCCGGTCGTGGCGCAGAGCCCCGCCCCCGGCTCCCCGGAGGACCGGGTCACCCTGGACGAGTCGGTGGGCATGGCGATGCTCACCGTGCTGGAGCGGCTGACCCCGGCCGAGCGCACCGCCTTCATCCTGCACGACGTGTTCGCGGTGCCGTTCCCGGAGATCGCCGAGGTGGTGGGCCGCACCCCCGACTCCGTACGGCAGCTCGCCTCGCGCGCCCGCAGACGGGTGCGGGACCAGGCGCCGCGACGCTCGGTGGATCGGGGCGAGCACCGTCGCGCGGTGGACGCCTTCCTGGCCGCCGTCATGGGCGGGGACTTCGACGGGCTGCTGGAGATCCTCGACCCCCAGGTGGTCTACCGCGCGGACAGCGGCGGCAAGGTCAAGGGCGCGGCGCGGCTGCCGGTCATCGGCGGAGAGAAGGTGGCGCGCTTCGCGCTGCGCCTGATGCGCGGCTTCGACCGGCGGACCATGAGCATGACCGTACGGGACGTCAACGGCGCCCCCGGGCTCCTCTTCCGGGACCCCGCCGGCGGGCTGGCCGGCGTCTTCGCCTTCACCCTCGACGGGGACGACGGCCGGATCGTCGGCATCGACGTCGTCCTCAACCCCGACAAGCTCGGCCATCTGGACCTCGACACGGTGTGA
- the proC gene encoding pyrroline-5-carboxylate reductase, translated as MTQKVAVLGTGKIGEALLSGMIRGGWAPSDLLVTARRAERAEELRSRYGVEAVSNAEAAKTADTLILTVKPQDMAALLDELAPHVPADRLVVSGAAGIPTAFLEARLAAGTPVVRVMTNTPALVDEAMSVISPGSHATAEHLAHAEEIFGGVGKTLRVPESQQDAATALSGSGPAYFYFLVEAMTDAGILLGLPRDKAHDLIVQAAIGAAVMLRDSGEHPVKLREAVTSPAGTTISAIRELERHGVRAALIAALEAARDRSQELATGNG; from the coding sequence ATGACGCAGAAGGTCGCCGTGCTCGGCACGGGAAAGATCGGCGAGGCACTGCTGAGCGGCATGATCCGCGGCGGCTGGGCCCCGTCCGACCTGCTGGTCACCGCGCGCCGCGCGGAGCGCGCCGAGGAGCTGCGCTCCCGCTACGGCGTGGAGGCCGTCTCCAACGCCGAGGCGGCCAAGACCGCCGACACCCTCATCCTCACCGTGAAGCCGCAGGACATGGCCGCGCTGCTGGACGAGCTGGCCCCGCACGTCCCGGCCGACCGGCTGGTCGTCAGCGGCGCGGCCGGCATCCCCACCGCCTTCCTCGAAGCGCGGCTCGCCGCGGGCACCCCGGTGGTCCGCGTCATGACCAACACCCCCGCCCTGGTGGACGAGGCCATGTCGGTCATCTCGCCGGGGAGCCACGCCACCGCGGAGCACCTCGCCCACGCCGAGGAGATCTTCGGCGGTGTCGGCAAGACGCTGCGGGTGCCGGAGTCCCAGCAGGACGCCGCCACCGCCCTCTCCGGCTCCGGCCCCGCCTACTTCTACTTCCTGGTCGAGGCGATGACCGACGCGGGCATCCTCCTCGGGCTGCCCCGCGACAAGGCCCACGATCTGATCGTGCAGGCCGCGATCGGCGCCGCCGTGATGCTCCGCGACAGCGGCGAGCACCCGGTCAAGCTCCGCGAGGCGGTCACCTCCCCGGCCGGCACCACCATCAGCGCCATCCGCGAACTGGAGCGCCACGGGGTGCGCGCCGCCCTGATCGCGGCCCTGGAGGCGGCCCGCGACCGCAGCCAGGAGCTGGCCACGGGCAACGGCTGA
- a CDS encoding helix-turn-helix domain-containing protein — protein MQQPDPRPRTRPQRIALVAIPGIRAFDVSVITEVWGVDRTDRGVPPFELRRCAVDHTPVAIPGGLTLTPDRTLDWMLRADLVVVPGLDDRITPAPAPVLEALRRAHAAGIPVAALCGGAFTLAQAGLLDGRRAITHWRFTDLLRERYPEVAVEPDALFIEDDNIWTSAGTAAGIDLCLHLVRTAHGAEAAAAIARSMVTAPFRAGGQAQFIERPTPAVDRDDDALASVRERALRHLHEPLTVAELARWAGMSARSFARHFAATTGTTPLRWLLEQRLAAAQKLLERTDLPIPEVARRAGFGSEITMRQHFASRLATSPRDYRAAFSSSRPTTGAHGRSGGGRTAPPEPGAGHPGGSSPTAA, from the coding sequence ATGCAGCAGCCGGACCCCCGGCCGCGGACGCGACCGCAGCGCATCGCCCTGGTCGCCATCCCCGGCATCCGCGCCTTCGACGTCTCCGTCATCACCGAGGTCTGGGGCGTCGACCGTACCGACCGGGGCGTCCCGCCGTTCGAGCTGCGCCGGTGCGCCGTCGACCACACCCCCGTGGCCATCCCCGGCGGGCTCACCCTCACCCCCGACCGCACCCTCGACTGGATGCTCCGGGCGGACCTCGTCGTCGTCCCCGGCCTCGACGACCGCATCACCCCGGCACCGGCCCCCGTGCTGGAGGCCCTGCGCCGCGCCCATGCCGCCGGCATCCCGGTGGCCGCGCTCTGCGGCGGCGCCTTCACCCTCGCCCAGGCCGGGCTGCTCGACGGGCGCCGCGCGATCACCCACTGGCGCTTCACCGACCTGCTACGCGAGCGCTACCCCGAGGTCGCCGTCGAGCCCGACGCGCTGTTCATCGAGGATGACAACATCTGGACCTCGGCCGGCACGGCCGCCGGCATCGACCTCTGCCTGCACCTGGTCCGCACGGCCCACGGCGCGGAGGCCGCCGCCGCCATCGCCCGCTCGATGGTCACCGCGCCCTTCCGCGCCGGCGGCCAGGCACAGTTCATCGAGCGCCCCACGCCGGCCGTCGACCGGGACGACGACGCGCTGGCGTCCGTACGAGAGCGCGCCCTGCGACACCTCCACGAACCACTCACCGTGGCGGAGCTGGCCCGCTGGGCCGGGATGTCCGCGCGCTCCTTCGCCCGCCACTTCGCCGCCACCACCGGCACCACCCCACTGCGCTGGCTGCTGGAGCAGCGGCTGGCGGCGGCCCAGAAGCTGCTGGAACGCACCGACCTGCCCATCCCCGAGGTGGCCCGTCGCGCGGGCTTCGGCAGCGAGATCACCATGCGGCAGCACTTCGCCAGCCGCCTCGCCACCAGCCCGCGCGACTACCGCGCCGCCTTCTCCAGCAGCCGGCCGACCACCGGGGCCCACGGCCGCTCGGGCGGCGGGCGGACCGCGCCGCCCGAGCCCGGAGCGGGTCATCCGGGCGGCAGCAGCCCGACCGCCGCGTAG
- a CDS encoding SulP family inorganic anion transporter, with translation MTKHLPDRTVFRADFTASLVVFLVAVPLCVGVAVASGVPAELGLITGIVGGLITGLLPGSSLQVSGPAAGLTVLVYEAVDEYGLGTLGVLVLAAGALQLAMGLLRLGRWFRAISVAVVQGMLAGIGLVLIAGQLYALADAPAPGSGLGKLGRLPGLVTDVAGSTDALQAVGVGAGTVLVLVLWPLWRRGARLLPAPLAAVALATAATALLDLPVARVEVQGLVDAVRPPNGGDLARLAEFGVLGTVLAFALIASAESLFSAAAVDRLHDGPRTDYDKELIAQGTGNAVCGVLGALPMTAVIVRSAANVQAGARTKTSRVLHGAWLLVFAVLFPSALGVIPVSALAGVLIHAGWKLLPVRELAPLWREHRGEAVVLAVTAGAIVVTNMFEGVLIGLLMAVAKSAWETSHVHVEVTGLDDPAEQGRGDLARDAGDDAGPGTGTGADGVIRVRVLGNATFLRLPKLLDVLEALPRERSVELDLSGLRHVDHACAMALAIWAERHNAVVDPVRTAAAPSGP, from the coding sequence ATGACGAAGCATCTCCCCGACCGAACCGTCTTCCGCGCCGACTTCACCGCTTCCCTCGTCGTCTTCCTGGTCGCCGTCCCGCTCTGCGTGGGCGTCGCCGTCGCCTCCGGCGTACCGGCCGAACTCGGCCTGATAACCGGCATCGTGGGCGGCCTGATAACCGGCCTGCTGCCGGGCAGCAGCCTCCAGGTGAGCGGCCCCGCCGCCGGGCTGACCGTGCTGGTCTACGAGGCGGTGGACGAGTACGGCCTCGGGACGCTGGGCGTCCTGGTGCTGGCCGCCGGCGCGCTGCAGCTGGCGATGGGCCTGCTGCGGCTCGGCCGCTGGTTCCGCGCGATCTCCGTGGCCGTGGTGCAGGGCATGCTCGCCGGCATCGGCCTGGTGCTGATCGCCGGGCAGCTGTACGCGCTGGCCGACGCGCCGGCGCCCGGCAGCGGGCTCGGCAAGCTCGGCCGGCTGCCCGGTCTGGTGACCGACGTGGCCGGCTCCACGGACGCCCTGCAGGCCGTCGGAGTGGGCGCCGGCACCGTGCTGGTGCTGGTGCTGTGGCCGCTGTGGCGGCGCGGGGCACGGCTGCTGCCGGCCCCGCTGGCGGCGGTGGCGCTGGCCACGGCCGCGACCGCGCTGCTGGACCTGCCGGTGGCGCGGGTGGAGGTCCAGGGCCTGGTGGACGCCGTGCGGCCGCCGAACGGCGGGGACCTGGCGCGGCTGGCGGAGTTCGGCGTGCTGGGGACCGTGCTGGCCTTCGCGCTGATCGCCTCGGCGGAGAGCCTGTTCAGCGCGGCCGCCGTGGACCGGCTGCACGACGGCCCGCGGACCGACTACGACAAGGAGCTGATCGCCCAGGGCACCGGCAACGCGGTGTGCGGTGTGCTGGGCGCGCTGCCGATGACGGCGGTGATCGTCCGCAGCGCCGCCAACGTCCAGGCCGGCGCCAGGACCAAGACGTCACGCGTGCTGCACGGCGCCTGGCTGCTGGTCTTCGCGGTGCTCTTCCCCTCGGCGCTGGGCGTGATCCCGGTGTCGGCGCTCGCGGGCGTGCTCATCCACGCGGGCTGGAAGCTGCTGCCGGTCAGGGAGCTGGCCCCGCTGTGGCGGGAACACCGGGGCGAGGCCGTGGTGCTGGCCGTCACCGCCGGCGCCATCGTGGTGACCAACATGTTCGAGGGCGTGCTGATCGGCCTGCTGATGGCGGTCGCCAAGTCCGCCTGGGAGACCTCGCATGTGCATGTCGAGGTCACCGGGCTGGACGACCCCGCGGAGCAGGGGCGCGGCGACCTGGCCCGAGACGCCGGCGACGACGCCGGTCCCGGCACGGGGACCGGCGCGGACGGCGTGATCCGGGTGCGCGTGCTCGGCAACGCGACCTTCCTGCGGCTGCCGAAGCTGCTGGACGTGCTGGAGGCGCTGCCGCGCGAGCGGTCGGTGGAGCTGGACCTGAGCGGGCTGCGCCACGTCGACCACGCCTGTGCGATGGCCCTGGCGATCTGGGCCGAGCGGCACAACGCGGTGGTGGACCCGGTGCGCACGGCGGCGGCGCCGAGCGGACCGTGA